One Methylosarcina fibrata AML-C10 DNA segment encodes these proteins:
- a CDS encoding DUF1249 domain-containing protein: MALINPVNKSYLLEQICASNYRKLLKLIPYLFEYKEEAIGETANHSALHLEVIERSPYTMTVELTHRFNKNAGELPTPAVRIRLYLDAELAEVISDHARAAVSLVFKDPGRSYDIMNYKWRLNYFLQKWLDHCLNKNYRFNEPSIKPTDRETAREILI; the protein is encoded by the coding sequence ATGGCCTTGATCAATCCCGTCAATAAATCTTATCTGCTGGAGCAGATCTGCGCCTCCAACTACCGGAAATTGCTCAAGCTGATCCCTTACCTGTTTGAATACAAGGAAGAGGCCATCGGCGAAACGGCCAACCATTCGGCCTTGCACCTTGAAGTAATCGAGAGGTCTCCTTACACGATGACCGTCGAACTGACTCACCGCTTTAACAAAAACGCCGGAGAACTGCCGACGCCTGCGGTCAGGATCAGGCTTTATCTGGACGCGGAGCTGGCCGAGGTCATCAGCGATCACGCCCGGGCGGCCGTCTCGCTGGTGTTTAAGGATCCCGGACGCAGTTACGACATCATGAACTACAAATGGCGTTTGAATTATTTTCTGCAGAAATGGCTGGATCATTGTCTGAACAAAAACTACCGGTTCAACGAGCCGTCAATCAAGCCGACCGATAGAGAGACGGCCAGAGAAATCCTGATTTAA
- a CDS encoding IMPACT family protein, which produces MYCVKSRQTIEDTIKKSRFIGIVMPCRSEREAMEHLRSLHLEHPHATHVAYAYRLKTEQGFVYRCHDAGEPAGTAGKPIFQHLEGKDLINVLVAVIRYFGGIKLGAGGLTRAYGNTAKKAIEAAEISDYVEWVQVPMTLDYGQMQPLEYALKKWEGRILKQDFTERVRLVVELPAEHLSVLLQSFPAAADFLPEARPF; this is translated from the coding sequence GTGTATTGTGTCAAAAGCAGGCAAACAATTGAAGACACAATTAAAAAATCCCGTTTTATCGGCATCGTCATGCCCTGCCGGAGCGAACGGGAAGCGATGGAGCATCTGCGTTCTCTGCATCTTGAGCATCCTCACGCCACTCACGTCGCGTACGCTTACCGGCTGAAAACGGAACAGGGCTTCGTCTACCGCTGCCACGACGCCGGCGAGCCGGCCGGAACCGCCGGCAAACCGATTTTCCAACACCTGGAAGGCAAGGACCTGATCAACGTGCTGGTCGCCGTCATCCGCTATTTCGGCGGCATCAAACTCGGCGCCGGCGGTCTGACTCGCGCTTACGGCAATACCGCGAAAAAAGCGATCGAAGCGGCGGAAATCTCGGACTACGTCGAATGGGTCCAAGTGCCGATGACTCTCGATTACGGCCAGATGCAGCCGTTGGAATACGCCCTGAAAAAATGGGAAGGACGCATCCTGAAGCAGGATTTTACCGAACGGGTCCGGCTTGTCGTTGAACTGCCCGCCGAACATTTAAGCGTCTTGTTGCAGTCCTTCCCTGCAGCGGCGGACTTCCTGCCTGAAGCCCGGCCGTTCTAG
- a CDS encoding sigma-E factor negative regulatory protein: MHEDSTQKISQLLDNELDRNEALILLKKIQSSADLKDKLNRYEAVSQALKTDVFFMPDPDFSAKISEKLRQEPTYLLPQSRDVKISRKIFATAASIALVAMIAGLKINRPSEEIRTASAIQTSITPSRPAGETNPQIDQSSINKQINDYLQAHNSSVYINGQANFQPYARVTAYNQQ, from the coding sequence ATGCATGAAGATTCGACACAAAAAATTTCTCAACTACTGGATAATGAACTTGACCGGAACGAGGCATTGATTCTTCTGAAAAAAATCCAGTCTTCTGCCGATTTGAAAGACAAACTGAATCGGTACGAAGCGGTCAGTCAGGCATTAAAAACAGATGTTTTTTTTATGCCTGATCCTGATTTTTCTGCAAAAATCAGCGAGAAGCTCCGGCAGGAGCCGACTTATTTATTACCCCAATCCAGGGACGTCAAAATCAGCCGTAAAATTTTCGCCACCGCGGCGTCCATTGCTTTAGTCGCAATGATCGCGGGATTGAAAATCAACAGACCCTCGGAAGAAATCAGAACGGCCTCGGCAATCCAGACCTCCATCACCCCTTCTAGGCCGGCCGGAGAAACCAATCCGCAAATTGACCAAAGCTCGATCAATAAACAAATCAACGATTATCTGCAGGCGCACAACAGCAGTGTTTATATCAATGGTCAGGCTAATTTTCAGCCGTACGCCCGCGTTACCGCTTATAACCAGCAATGA
- a CDS encoding FAD-linked oxidase C-terminal domain-containing protein → MKIVRPHTSETIRHQVDRRLLIDEFKTFLPAASIISETEALRPFECDGLSVYHCLPWLVLLPDTVEQVQRILAICHRYGVPVVARGAGTGLAGGALPLENGVLLSLARLNQILEIDCANRLARVQPGVRNIAISQAVAQQGLFYAPDPSSQIACTIGGNVAENSGGVHCLKYGLTTHNILQVRIVTMDGALVTVGSHGLDGPGLDLLALMAGSEGLLGVVVEVTVKLLPLPEHCEVILAAFADVEQAGSAVAAIIASGLLPAGLEMMDQAAIKAAEDFIHAGYPVEAEAILLCELDGTRKQVEEELDRACEVLKSNGAYELRRAGSREQRQVLWAGRKAAFPAVGRISPDYYCMDGTIPRRFLVKVLKSIAELSERYGLAVVNVFHAGDGNLHPLILYNADRPGELEKAERFGGDILELCVAVGGTITGEHGVGVEKIDQMCFQFSENELAQFRAVKEAFDEKGLLNPGKAVPSLHRCAELGAMHVHRGVLPHSELERF, encoded by the coding sequence ATGAAAATCGTCAGGCCGCATACTTCCGAAACGATTCGTCATCAGGTAGACCGCCGCCTTTTGATTGACGAGTTTAAAACATTTTTACCGGCCGCATCGATTATTTCCGAAACGGAAGCGCTCAGGCCTTTCGAATGCGACGGCTTGTCGGTGTATCATTGTCTGCCCTGGCTGGTTCTGTTGCCGGATACCGTCGAGCAGGTGCAGCGCATCCTGGCGATCTGCCATCGATACGGGGTGCCGGTCGTGGCGAGAGGCGCCGGTACGGGACTGGCCGGAGGGGCGCTGCCGTTGGAAAACGGTGTATTGTTGAGTCTCGCCAGGCTCAATCAAATTCTCGAAATCGACTGCGCCAACCGGCTGGCGAGGGTTCAGCCGGGGGTGCGCAATATCGCCATTTCCCAGGCCGTGGCTCAACAAGGCTTGTTCTACGCTCCCGATCCGTCGTCGCAGATCGCCTGCACGATCGGCGGCAACGTCGCCGAAAACTCCGGCGGAGTGCACTGCCTTAAATACGGCCTCACGACCCATAATATTCTACAGGTCAGGATCGTGACGATGGACGGCGCCCTGGTTACCGTGGGAAGTCACGGCCTGGACGGCCCCGGACTGGATTTACTGGCTTTAATGGCCGGTTCGGAAGGCTTGCTCGGCGTGGTGGTCGAAGTGACTGTCAAGTTGTTGCCCCTGCCCGAACATTGCGAAGTCATTCTGGCTGCCTTTGCAGACGTCGAACAGGCGGGCTCGGCGGTGGCGGCCATCATCGCTTCGGGTCTGCTGCCGGCCGGATTGGAAATGATGGACCAAGCCGCCATTAAAGCCGCGGAAGATTTTATTCATGCCGGCTATCCGGTAGAAGCCGAAGCCATTCTGTTATGCGAACTGGACGGTACTCGAAAGCAGGTCGAAGAAGAACTCGACCGGGCCTGCGAGGTATTGAAATCGAACGGGGCTTATGAATTAAGACGGGCCGGAAGTCGGGAGCAAAGACAGGTTCTCTGGGCAGGACGCAAGGCCGCATTTCCGGCGGTCGGGCGGATTTCTCCGGATTATTATTGCATGGACGGCACGATTCCCCGACGGTTTCTGGTAAAAGTGCTGAAATCCATAGCGGAATTGTCCGAGCGTTACGGTCTGGCGGTAGTCAACGTGTTTCATGCCGGCGACGGCAATCTGCATCCTCTCATCCTGTACAATGCCGACCGTCCGGGGGAACTGGAAAAAGCGGAACGGTTCGGCGGCGACATTCTCGAACTCTGCGTGGCCGTCGGCGGCACGATCACCGGCGAGCACGGGGTGGGCGTGGAAAAGATCGATCAGATGTGTTTCCAGTTCAGCGAAAACGAGCTGGCCCAATTTCGGGCCGTGAAAGAAGCGTTCGATGAAAAAGGGTTGCTCAACCCCGGAAAAGCCGTGCCGTCTTTGCACCGGTGCGCGGAACTGGGGGCCATGCACGTGCATCGGGGCGTGTTGCCGCATTCCGAACTGGAACGGTTTTAA
- a CDS encoding P-loop NTPase family protein, whose protein sequence is MAEKTVSKYLLNLEKYFANDNPILQKASRVFHELDQLEYDLSLLDTDETTAVKNSWWPIITLIGGSSTAKSRFMNGYFGSDMQLSGIQTSGQKFTVLLHNAQPNSATLPGTALDVDHRFPFYQISQKIEQQQPGEGGRINSYLELKTIPSERLKGRLFIDAPDIDSASVSPITRYLTRYSIEHSDLVLIFTDTFDSSSPMVDELLANIASAQDSSKFTYLIDAPGAALSSSRHSEIIASWQRKLAEKGITGGQFLILPGQEASFIPQTTKTDFSSMDQYLATVANNRTYRILQSLEQNIREIEGVVIPEVKKGITTWKERATMSSLLILSFIIVLSLFAEINSGIVLATLVDPILGPISLLVLIAFMIPIHLVISKLHAKVIINQLNARQKELHLLENLSNLFEKNLTFARIVLPISEPAGWNKKTKSRLAQLSAKTQELVQALNDSFSAYNEHLVPGFSDTSGH, encoded by the coding sequence ATGGCTGAAAAAACAGTGAGCAAGTATCTGCTCAACCTTGAAAAATATTTTGCCAATGACAATCCGATATTGCAAAAAGCTTCCAGAGTGTTTCATGAACTCGACCAACTCGAATACGATCTGAGTCTTCTCGATACCGATGAAACAACCGCCGTCAAAAACTCCTGGTGGCCCATCATCACCCTGATAGGCGGCAGTTCGACCGCCAAATCCCGGTTCATGAACGGCTATTTCGGCTCCGACATGCAACTGTCGGGAATCCAGACCTCCGGCCAAAAATTTACCGTCCTGCTGCATAACGCCCAGCCGAACTCCGCCACGCTGCCCGGCACCGCGCTGGACGTCGATCACCGCTTCCCGTTTTATCAGATCAGCCAGAAAATTGAGCAGCAACAGCCCGGCGAAGGCGGCCGAATCAATTCTTATCTTGAATTAAAAACCATCCCGAGCGAACGGTTAAAAGGCCGGCTTTTTATCGATGCGCCCGATATCGACAGCGCTTCCGTCAGCCCGATCACCCGTTATCTGACCCGATACAGCATCGAGCATTCCGATCTGGTACTGATATTTACCGATACGTTCGACTCCTCTTCTCCGATGGTGGACGAATTGCTGGCGAACATTGCTTCCGCTCAGGATTCCAGCAAATTCACCTATCTCATCGATGCGCCGGGAGCCGCGCTGAGCTCTTCCCGCCACAGCGAGATCATCGCTTCCTGGCAGCGAAAGCTGGCAGAAAAAGGCATCACCGGCGGCCAGTTTCTTATCCTTCCCGGTCAGGAAGCCAGTTTCATACCGCAAACCACCAAAACCGATTTTTCTTCAATGGACCAGTACCTGGCTACGGTAGCGAATAACCGCACCTACCGTATCCTGCAATCGCTGGAACAAAACATTCGCGAAATTGAAGGCGTGGTTATTCCGGAAGTAAAGAAAGGCATCACCACCTGGAAAGAAAGAGCCACCATGTCGAGCTTGCTGATCCTGAGCTTTATCATCGTGTTGAGCCTGTTTGCCGAAATTAATTCAGGGATAGTCCTGGCCACGCTGGTGGATCCGATTCTAGGCCCGATTTCGCTCCTGGTGCTGATAGCCTTCATGATTCCCATTCATCTGGTCATCAGCAAACTTCACGCCAAGGTCATCATCAATCAGCTCAATGCACGGCAAAAAGAACTGCATTTGCTCGAAAACCTGAGCAATTTATTCGAAAAAAATCTGACCTTCGCCCGCATCGTGCTGCCCATCTCGGAGCCGGCCGGATGGAACAAGAAAACCAAATCCCGCCTGGCACAGCTTTCGGCCAAAACCCAGGAGCTGGTGCAGGCCCTGAACGACAGCTTCAGTGCTTATAACGAGCATCTCGTTCCGGGTTTTTCGGATACTTCGGGACACTAA
- the rpoE gene encoding RNA polymerase sigma factor RpoE: MNSHTRAGEQLDEELVLRVQQGDKSAYDLLVIKYQHRIIQLVNRYIKDPSDAQDVAQEAFIKAYRALGNFRGESAFYTWLYRIAINTAKNYLMSRSRRSADAQVDVLDAEQIEKAPQLQGMETPERQLLNEEIVETIKTAIAKLPEEMRVAIMLREFEGMSYEEIAEAMDCPVGTVRSRIFRAREAIDSKLTPLLDLR, from the coding sequence GTGAATAGTCATACCCGAGCAGGCGAACAATTAGATGAAGAGTTGGTTTTGCGTGTGCAGCAGGGCGATAAATCGGCTTATGATCTGCTAGTGATTAAATATCAACACCGGATTATTCAACTGGTTAATCGCTATATCAAAGATCCGAGTGATGCCCAGGACGTGGCGCAGGAAGCATTTATTAAAGCCTATCGGGCACTCGGCAACTTCCGGGGAGAAAGTGCGTTCTATACTTGGTTATACCGGATTGCCATCAACACGGCAAAGAATTATCTGATGTCCCGGTCACGCAGAAGCGCGGACGCTCAAGTGGATGTTCTGGACGCAGAGCAGATCGAAAAAGCGCCTCAGTTGCAGGGCATGGAAACCCCTGAAAGACAGCTATTAAACGAGGAAATTGTGGAAACGATTAAAACGGCCATCGCTAAATTGCCGGAAGAAATGCGCGTTGCGATCATGTTGCGAGAGTTTGAAGGAATGAGCTATGAAGAAATAGCGGAGGCGATGGATTGTCCTGTAGGTACGGTGCGTTCACGGATATTCAGAGCTCGTGAAGCCATCGATAGTAAATTAACCCCTTTGCTCGATTTACGGTGA
- a CDS encoding PilZ domain-containing protein: MLHCDEKRNYGRMHLDCDITFKLADSAEVYRGHCKSISGAGVSFIADRAIDQGKALEINVISKYSTVPSIIAFIEVLRITRQPDNHYEIAAIIKSIKGN; encoded by the coding sequence ATGCTCCACTGTGATGAAAAACGAAACTACGGTCGAATGCATTTGGACTGCGACATTACTTTCAAGCTCGCCGACTCGGCGGAAGTCTATCGCGGTCACTGCAAGTCGATCAGCGGCGCCGGCGTGTCGTTCATTGCCGACCGGGCCATAGATCAGGGCAAGGCTTTGGAAATCAATGTCATATCCAAATATTCGACGGTCCCGTCAATCATTGCTTTTATCGAAGTGCTCAGGATTACCCGGCAGCCCGATAATCATTACGAAATTGCAGCCATAATTAAAAGCATCAAGGGAAACTAA
- a CDS encoding MucB/RseB C-terminal domain-containing protein — protein MTARQTLTKMNNAMQVLNYQGTVAFFKNDKLETMKYFHAVKNGKEQERLLSLNSPLREVVREVGKVQCRFNNNRQMMVDYRPYESSFLIDMPKNLDDLAGIYQFELDGEEDIAMLPSYVIAIKPTDEFRYARKVWVEKKKFLPLKVVVFDPSGAILEQIIFTEQHVTEQLAFVDLKQPDADTAGSMLQGRQTFQNQPPDRAPFEAVQLPPGFKEIFFNRKPMHNVDQLVDHLVLSDGFASVSVYLENKKLAIPAGFRSAGAINSFSRVLDDYLITVMGEVPAATVRMIAEGVRLKSPPAVSNEETSKKD, from the coding sequence ATGACTGCCCGACAGACTTTGACTAAAATGAACAATGCGATGCAAGTCCTCAATTATCAGGGAACGGTCGCGTTTTTCAAAAACGACAAGCTGGAAACGATGAAGTATTTCCATGCGGTTAAAAACGGTAAGGAGCAGGAGCGTTTGTTATCGTTGAATTCTCCGTTGCGGGAGGTCGTCAGGGAAGTCGGCAAGGTGCAATGCCGGTTCAACAATAATCGGCAAATGATGGTCGATTACCGCCCTTATGAAAGCTCCTTTCTCATAGACATGCCGAAAAATCTGGACGACCTGGCCGGCATCTACCAGTTCGAGCTGGACGGCGAGGAAGACATCGCGATGCTGCCGAGTTACGTCATTGCGATAAAACCGACCGATGAATTCAGATATGCCCGGAAGGTCTGGGTCGAGAAAAAGAAGTTCCTGCCTCTTAAAGTCGTTGTGTTCGATCCCTCCGGGGCGATTCTGGAACAGATCATTTTCACCGAACAACACGTTACGGAACAACTGGCCTTTGTCGATCTAAAGCAGCCCGACGCGGATACCGCAGGATCGATGCTGCAGGGCCGGCAGACGTTTCAGAATCAACCGCCGGACCGGGCGCCGTTTGAAGCAGTTCAATTGCCGCCGGGATTCAAAGAAATATTTTTTAACCGGAAGCCCATGCACAATGTCGATCAATTGGTCGATCATCTGGTACTCAGCGACGGTTTTGCTTCGGTTTCGGTCTATTTGGAAAATAAAAAGCTCGCGATACCGGCCGGTTTTCGATCGGCCGGAGCCATCAATTCCTTCAGCCGGGTTCTGGATGATTATTTGATAACCGTTATGGGCGAAGTGCCCGCGGCAACGGTCCGGATGATTGCCGAAGGAGTCAGGCTAAAGAGCCCGCCGGCGGTTTCCAATGAGGAGACTTCCAAAAAGGATTGA
- the nadB gene encoding L-aspartate oxidase, with protein MQISKNYDVLIIGSGGAGLSLALKLADHSLRIAVLSKFALTAGSTYYAQGGISAVFDAEDSIESHIEDTLNAGAGLCNPEIVRLTVTHGKSSIDWLRQQGVVFTEEQTQSGETKLHLNREGGHSHRRIVHTADATGKAVSLSLIERAREHENIELFEFHNVVELITRSTLSNTPFPAHKRVVGAYVLDSKHQQVMTFGAPVVALATGGASKVYLYSTNPQSATGDGIALAWRAGCRISNMEFMQFHPTCLYHPEARSFLISEAVRGEGGRLILPDGSPFMQRFDPRGELAPRDIVARAIDHEIKKRGIDCVYLDISHKSEQFIRSHFPTIYQQCLKFNIDITRQPIPVVPAAHYTCGGVLTDSYARTDIANLYVIGEAACTGLHGANRMASNSLLECLVFAERAYEDILNRFPSIEPVPEIPDWDESLVSDSDEEVVVSHNWNELRNFMWDYVGIVRTDKRLARALHRVELLKKEIAEYYGNFRVTSDLLELRNLVIVAELIIRCARQRKESRGLHYTLDYPYTDDAHPAQNTVLTPEARIKEQ; from the coding sequence ATGCAGATTTCCAAAAATTACGACGTTCTTATTATTGGCAGCGGCGGTGCCGGACTAAGTCTGGCCCTCAAACTCGCCGACCATTCCCTGCGCATTGCCGTACTGTCCAAGTTTGCGTTAACGGCCGGCAGCACTTATTATGCCCAAGGCGGCATTTCCGCCGTATTCGATGCCGAAGACTCGATTGAATCCCATATAGAAGACACCCTGAATGCCGGCGCCGGACTGTGCAATCCCGAAATCGTACGGCTTACCGTTACTCATGGCAAAAGCTCGATCGACTGGCTCCGTCAACAAGGCGTCGTCTTTACCGAAGAACAGACTCAATCCGGAGAGACCAAACTCCATCTCAACCGGGAAGGAGGCCATTCCCACCGGCGTATTGTACATACCGCCGATGCGACCGGTAAAGCCGTATCCTTGTCGTTGATCGAACGCGCCCGGGAACACGAAAACATAGAATTATTCGAATTCCACAACGTCGTCGAACTGATCACTCGCTCCACCCTCAGCAACACCCCATTCCCGGCCCACAAACGCGTTGTCGGCGCCTACGTTCTGGACAGCAAACATCAGCAGGTCATGACCTTCGGAGCGCCCGTCGTGGCGCTGGCGACCGGCGGCGCCAGCAAGGTTTACCTTTACAGCACCAATCCGCAAAGCGCCACCGGCGACGGCATCGCCCTGGCCTGGCGGGCCGGATGCCGGATCAGCAATATGGAATTCATGCAGTTCCATCCAACCTGTCTGTATCATCCGGAAGCCCGCTCCTTTCTAATCAGCGAAGCAGTCAGGGGCGAAGGCGGCCGGCTGATCCTGCCCGACGGTTCGCCGTTCATGCAGCGATTCGATCCGAGAGGCGAACTGGCACCCCGCGATATTGTTGCCCGGGCGATCGACCACGAAATCAAAAAACGCGGCATCGACTGCGTCTATCTCGACATCAGCCATAAATCCGAGCAGTTCATTCGCAGCCACTTCCCTACGATTTACCAGCAGTGCCTAAAATTCAACATCGACATCACCCGACAGCCGATTCCGGTCGTGCCCGCCGCTCATTATACGTGCGGCGGCGTATTGACCGACAGTTATGCCCGTACCGACATCGCTAATCTGTACGTCATCGGAGAAGCCGCCTGTACCGGGTTGCACGGGGCCAACCGCATGGCCAGCAATTCATTACTGGAATGCCTGGTGTTTGCCGAGCGCGCCTATGAAGACATATTAAACCGTTTTCCTTCGATCGAGCCGGTGCCGGAAATACCGGATTGGGACGAATCGCTGGTCAGCGATTCCGATGAAGAAGTCGTCGTCTCCCACAACTGGAACGAATTACGTAATTTCATGTGGGACTACGTGGGCATCGTCAGAACCGATAAACGCCTGGCCAGAGCCCTGCATCGCGTGGAACTGCTCAAAAAGGAAATTGCCGAATATTACGGAAATTTCAGGGTGACCAGCGATCTGCTCGAGTTGCGCAATCTGGTGATTGTGGCGGAATTGATCATCCGCTGCGCCCGGCAGCGCAAGGAAAGCCGCGGGCTGCATTATACGCTGGATTATCCGTACACAGACGATGCCCACCCGGCGCAGAATACGGTATTAACTCCGGAAGCCAGGATTAAAGAGCAGTGA
- a CDS encoding 6-pyruvoyl trahydropterin synthase family protein, with protein sequence MFTITKEVYFCYGHRLMKHSGKCRHLHGHSVKASISIQQPQLNDQDMVCDFAEIRDCVEAYIDRHLDHNLLLHKDDPLIPMLIQNNERFLALDEHPTAEVLSKMIYRYLQEAGFNVAHVTLWETASANARYSEN encoded by the coding sequence ATGTTTACGATTACCAAAGAGGTGTATTTTTGTTACGGACACCGGCTCATGAAGCATTCCGGCAAATGCAGGCATCTGCACGGCCATAGCGTGAAGGCATCCATTTCGATTCAGCAGCCGCAATTGAACGATCAGGACATGGTCTGCGATTTTGCCGAAATCAGGGACTGTGTCGAGGCGTATATCGACCGTCACCTCGATCATAATTTATTGCTTCACAAAGACGACCCGTTAATCCCGATGCTGATTCAGAACAACGAACGGTTTCTTGCCCTCGATGAACATCCTACCGCGGAAGTGCTCAGTAAAATGATTTATCGATACCTGCAGGAAGCCGGCTTCAACGTTGCGCACGTGACTTTGTGGGAAACCGCCAGCGCCAATGCCCGCTACAGCGAAAACTGA
- a CDS encoding tryptophan--tRNA ligase, which produces MNKATILTGITTTGTPHLGNYVGAIRPAIAASKDDNVRPFYFLADYHALIKCQEPERVRQSSLEIAASWLALGLDTANAVFYRQSDVPEIMELTWILTCVTAKGLMNRAHAYKAAVADNEQGGERDADKGITMGLFSYPILMAADILMFNANKVPVGKDQVQHIEMARDIAARFNHIYGEHFTLPEAVVEENSATLLGLDGRKMSKSYNNTIPLFEPEKKLKKLISKIKTNSLEPGVPKETEGCTLFGIYKAFATPSEVAEIRRRYAEGIGWGEMKQILFDYINDHIAPARERYEALLEAPDHIEQQLQEGAEKARAISIPFLREIRKAVGISRISS; this is translated from the coding sequence ATGAACAAAGCAACTATTTTAACGGGAATTACCACGACCGGCACGCCGCATTTGGGCAATTATGTCGGTGCCATCCGGCCGGCGATTGCCGCCAGTAAAGACGACAATGTCCGGCCTTTTTATTTTCTTGCCGATTATCACGCGCTGATTAAATGCCAGGAGCCCGAGCGTGTCAGGCAGTCCAGTCTGGAAATTGCCGCCTCCTGGCTGGCCTTGGGGCTCGACACTGCCAATGCGGTTTTTTACCGACAGTCGGACGTGCCCGAGATTATGGAACTGACCTGGATACTCACCTGCGTGACGGCCAAGGGATTAATGAACCGGGCGCACGCCTACAAGGCGGCGGTGGCCGATAATGAGCAGGGCGGCGAGAGGGATGCCGATAAGGGCATCACCATGGGCTTGTTCAGTTACCCGATTTTAATGGCGGCCGATATTCTGATGTTTAATGCCAACAAGGTTCCGGTCGGCAAGGATCAGGTTCAGCACATCGAAATGGCGCGGGATATCGCCGCCCGCTTCAATCATATTTACGGCGAACATTTCACCTTGCCCGAAGCGGTCGTCGAGGAAAACAGCGCGACGTTACTCGGTCTAGACGGACGAAAGATGAGCAAGAGTTACAACAACACCATCCCGCTGTTCGAGCCGGAGAAAAAATTAAAAAAACTGATAAGTAAAATCAAAACCAATTCGCTCGAGCCGGGCGTGCCCAAGGAGACCGAAGGCTGTACTCTGTTCGGCATTTACAAGGCGTTCGCCACGCCTTCGGAAGTGGCCGAAATACGCCGACGCTACGCCGAAGGCATCGGCTGGGGCGAAATGAAGCAGATTCTGTTCGACTATATCAACGACCATATCGCGCCGGCCAGGGAACGTTACGAAGCCTTGCTTGAGGCGCCCGATCACATCGAACAGCAATTGCAGGAAGGTGCGGAAAAAGCCAGAGCGATCAGCATTCCGTTTCTCCGGGAAATCCGCAAAGCGGTCGGGATTTCGAGGATCTCTTCGTGA